Proteins from one Halovivax limisalsi genomic window:
- a CDS encoding electron transfer flavoprotein subunit beta/FixA family protein, whose product MKILVPVAEVSTVDDEFEIEGTEIDERYLGADLNEWDDYAIEEAVQLQEADLADEVVTVTIGPEDSEQTIRQALAKGADRAVRIWDDALQGVDLLDVDAKAEILAAVVEDEDPDLILTGVQTGDDSWMATGVTLAETLGFQWSAVVNELDHDALEDGTAAVHRELEGGVEELSEVDLPAVLTIQTGINEPRYASLRGIRQAQRKELDAKSLEELGLDDSVVEGHLELTAMYEPESESDATIFEGSAEETAGELADLLREKGVVA is encoded by the coding sequence ATGAAGATCCTCGTACCGGTCGCGGAAGTGTCGACCGTCGACGACGAGTTCGAGATCGAAGGCACCGAGATCGACGAGCGCTACCTCGGCGCGGACCTCAACGAGTGGGACGATTACGCCATCGAGGAGGCCGTCCAGCTGCAGGAAGCCGATCTCGCCGACGAGGTCGTGACCGTAACGATCGGCCCCGAGGACAGCGAGCAGACGATCCGTCAGGCGCTTGCGAAGGGCGCCGATCGCGCGGTTCGCATCTGGGACGACGCCCTCCAGGGCGTCGACTTACTCGACGTCGACGCGAAGGCCGAGATCCTCGCCGCCGTCGTCGAGGACGAAGATCCCGACCTCATCCTCACGGGCGTCCAGACGGGCGACGACAGCTGGATGGCGACGGGCGTCACGCTGGCCGAGACGCTCGGCTTCCAGTGGTCGGCGGTCGTCAACGAGCTCGATCACGACGCCCTCGAGGACGGCACCGCGGCCGTCCACCGCGAACTCGAGGGCGGCGTCGAGGAGCTCAGCGAGGTCGACCTGCCAGCCGTGTTGACCATCCAGACCGGTATCAACGAGCCGCGATACGCGAGCCTGCGCGGCATCCGTCAGGCCCAGCGCAAGGAACTCGACGCGAAGTCGCTCGAGGAGCTGGGCCTGGACGACTCCGTCGTCGAGGGCCACCTCGAACTGACCGCGATGTACGAGCCCGAGTCCGAGAGCGACGCGACGATCTTCGAGGGCAGCGCCGAGGAGACCGCCGGCGAACTCGCAGATCTGCTTCGCGAGAAGGGGGTGGTCGCATGA
- a CDS encoding TRAM domain-containing protein, whose protein sequence is MADCPLADDCPSFSERIAGMGCQHYGDRGGKEWCNHYSQPIEDLKSQPVKSGEEVVVDVVDMHESGAGVGRTEDGFIVMVDGVLPKARSRVEITRVHSNHARAEEVERLPLDPEKDADEDDESAEESADEDEEERDGDDNGPDRPQLGSRENFWGR, encoded by the coding sequence ATGGCTGACTGTCCACTCGCGGACGACTGCCCGAGTTTTTCCGAGCGTATCGCAGGCATGGGGTGTCAGCACTACGGCGACCGGGGTGGCAAAGAGTGGTGTAACCACTACAGCCAGCCCATCGAGGACCTGAAGAGCCAGCCCGTCAAGAGCGGCGAAGAGGTCGTGGTCGACGTCGTCGACATGCACGAGAGCGGCGCCGGCGTCGGCCGAACCGAGGACGGCTTCATCGTCATGGTCGACGGCGTCCTCCCGAAGGCCCGCTCGCGCGTCGAAATCACCCGCGTCCACAGCAATCACGCCCGCGCGGAGGAGGTCGAACGCCTGCCCCTCGACCCGGAGAAAGACGCGGACGAAGACGACGAATCGGCCGAGGAGTCGGCCGACGAGGACGAGGAAGAACGGGACGGCGACGACAACGGCCCCGACCGACCCCAGCTCGGCAGCCGCGAGAACTTCTGGGGACGCTGA
- a CDS encoding ABC transporter substrate-binding protein: MTSRRSRRRFLGALGAGTAGLGAGCLDTVPGIGTSAEPDPTDRTIKLGLLLGVSGQVGPIGTDVEKAARLPVEQLEAANTGFHFDVRMEDTESDPRTGVEGALKLVRSGYPAVNGALISDVTLQATQQVLIPYRTVCCSPASTSPTLSVLNDVDLVFRTVVSDALQARVLARLAADAGHEDAAVIYVNNDYGYQLTRAFSRSFRTEHGGTVSARLPYDAPSPDEFAYVGDRSSIAESEPDVVVVIGYADDGARLFEDLHESLPETDVLVTDGLQDEGLPADVDHSLDHVTGTAPLSGGPGATAFAEALEDRYDISADSTSFNAAAYDATAVLLLANAYAGRNDGEAIRAAIREVTSEPGERIAPDSLADGMALAAAGEPITYVGASSDVVFDDNGDVAAGTFAHWTFDGDSIERLDRVSL, encoded by the coding sequence ATGACCTCTCGTCGGTCCAGACGACGCTTCTTGGGAGCACTCGGGGCCGGAACGGCGGGACTCGGTGCGGGCTGTCTCGATACGGTTCCGGGAATCGGGACCAGCGCCGAGCCCGATCCGACGGATCGCACGATCAAACTGGGGCTCCTGCTCGGGGTGAGCGGCCAGGTTGGTCCGATCGGGACGGACGTCGAGAAAGCCGCGAGGCTCCCCGTCGAACAGCTCGAAGCCGCGAACACGGGATTTCACTTCGACGTTCGGATGGAGGATACGGAGTCGGACCCGCGAACGGGCGTCGAAGGCGCACTCAAGCTGGTCCGGTCCGGGTATCCGGCGGTCAACGGCGCGCTGATTTCCGACGTCACGCTCCAGGCGACCCAGCAGGTGCTGATCCCCTATCGAACGGTGTGCTGTTCGCCGGCGAGTACGAGTCCGACGCTCAGCGTGCTGAACGACGTCGATCTCGTGTTCCGGACCGTGGTCTCGGACGCGTTGCAGGCGCGCGTGCTGGCGCGGCTCGCCGCCGACGCTGGTCACGAGGATGCGGCCGTTATCTACGTGAACAACGATTACGGCTACCAGCTCACCCGCGCGTTCAGCCGGTCGTTCCGGACCGAACACGGCGGCACAGTGTCCGCTCGATTGCCTTACGACGCACCGAGCCCGGACGAATTCGCGTACGTCGGCGACCGTTCGTCGATCGCGGAGAGCGAGCCCGACGTCGTGGTCGTGATCGGGTACGCCGACGACGGTGCCCGGTTGTTCGAGGATCTCCACGAGAGCCTCCCGGAGACGGACGTGCTGGTCACGGACGGGTTGCAGGACGAGGGCCTCCCCGCCGACGTCGACCACTCGCTCGATCACGTCACCGGGACGGCGCCGCTCTCCGGCGGTCCCGGGGCGACAGCCTTCGCGGAGGCGCTCGAGGACCGGTACGATATCTCGGCCGACAGCACCTCGTTCAACGCCGCGGCCTACGACGCGACGGCCGTCCTCCTGCTGGCGAACGCCTACGCCGGGCGCAACGACGGCGAGGCGATCCGGGCGGCGATCCGGGAGGTGACGAGCGAACCAGGCGAGCGGATCGCCCCCGACTCACTCGCGGACGGGATGGCGCTGGCCGCGGCCGGTGAACCGATCACGTACGTCGGGGCGTCGAGCGACGTCGTCTTCGACGACAACGGCGACGTCGCGGCCGGGACGTTCGCCCACTGGACGTTCGACGGCGATTCGATCGAGCGGCTCGACCGGGTGAGCCTCTGA
- a CDS encoding methyl-accepting chemotaxis protein yields the protein MSGLARFVPSFVRRRYLAKFVVSILAVVLVIGLVGAASYGQVNETVRTDATDQLERTAEMQAGTIGDWVETMGVQTRSISAAQPLVEGETQAVQAQLVESQARMSVAVRAIHYVDTDSGEIVTSTDADRRGQALSAVDEPWADLGFVDSFTLDDDVWHSPQSYRADVLDDQVMAFASPVRDRDDRIAVVIGALEYRLQELEQPSTDATTTVFDADGTPVLAGDNRSVDAAAIDDESLAAAMGGRPTIHETDEDVYAYVPIADTPWVAVTTVPTEAAYGVANSVGDSFVLTVLVSLLALGVMGVVLGRQTVLPLAALRDRAAAMEGGDLDVDLETDRVDEIGRLYEGFDAMRTSLKRRIEEATEARREAEEARAETAEINRHLEATAAEYGDVMADCADGDLTRRLEPDSDHEAMAQIATSFNRMVADLETTTARAQAFADVVDRASRSVDGSAREVKTASAQMSESIQEISDGADRQHEHLQTVVGEMESLSTTTEEIAAASNEVADVAERTAETGQDGREAAQLAIDGMADVQADADAAVEAIEALEAEIEQIDDLVTFISDVAHETNMLALNANIEASREADEAGDDGGFAVVAEEIKELAAETKEATTDIEERIERITERTDETAGQVERTAERIEEHVDSVENAAGALEEIAAYATETNDGVQEISAATEQQAATTEEVVSMAASATEIADQTAAESEQVAAAAEEQTSAVTAVSHRADGLSVQAERLSDALDGFETDVEPAVETEFVEFVAADEADSESGLPVWEDDR from the coding sequence ATGTCCGGTCTCGCCCGCTTCGTCCCGTCGTTCGTTCGCCGGCGCTACCTGGCGAAGTTCGTCGTCTCGATCCTCGCCGTCGTGCTCGTCATCGGCCTCGTCGGGGCCGCGAGTTACGGACAGGTGAACGAGACGGTCAGGACGGATGCGACCGACCAGCTCGAGCGGACCGCCGAGATGCAGGCCGGGACGATCGGCGACTGGGTCGAGACGATGGGCGTCCAGACGCGCTCGATATCGGCGGCCCAGCCGCTGGTCGAGGGCGAGACGCAGGCCGTCCAGGCCCAGCTCGTCGAATCGCAGGCGCGCATGTCGGTCGCGGTCAGAGCCATCCACTACGTCGACACCGACAGCGGCGAGATCGTCACGAGCACCGACGCCGACCGCCGCGGCCAGGCGCTCTCGGCCGTCGACGAACCCTGGGCCGACCTCGGCTTCGTCGACTCGTTCACGCTCGACGACGACGTCTGGCACTCGCCGCAGTCGTATCGCGCGGACGTGCTGGACGACCAGGTCATGGCCTTCGCCAGCCCAGTCCGCGACCGCGACGATCGGATCGCCGTCGTCATCGGCGCGCTCGAGTACCGCTTGCAGGAACTCGAACAACCGTCGACAGACGCGACCACCACCGTCTTCGACGCCGACGGAACGCCGGTCCTGGCCGGTGACAACCGATCCGTCGACGCCGCGGCGATCGACGACGAATCGCTCGCTGCGGCGATGGGCGGGCGCCCGACGATCCACGAGACCGACGAGGACGTCTACGCGTACGTTCCTATCGCGGACACGCCCTGGGTCGCGGTGACGACGGTGCCAACGGAGGCGGCCTACGGCGTCGCGAATTCGGTCGGTGATAGTTTCGTCCTGACGGTGCTCGTGAGCCTGCTCGCGCTCGGCGTGATGGGCGTGGTCCTCGGGCGCCAGACCGTCTTGCCGCTCGCCGCGTTGCGCGATCGCGCGGCGGCGATGGAGGGCGGCGATCTCGACGTCGATCTGGAGACCGATCGCGTCGACGAGATCGGCCGGCTCTACGAGGGCTTCGACGCGATGCGAACGTCGCTCAAACGACGGATCGAGGAGGCGACCGAGGCGCGACGCGAGGCCGAAGAAGCGCGAGCGGAGACGGCCGAGATCAACCGCCATCTGGAGGCGACCGCCGCGGAGTACGGCGACGTCATGGCCGACTGCGCGGACGGCGACCTGACCCGTCGACTCGAACCGGATTCGGATCACGAGGCGATGGCCCAGATCGCGACCTCGTTCAACCGGATGGTCGCCGACCTCGAAACGACGACGGCTCGCGCGCAGGCGTTCGCGGACGTCGTCGACCGAGCCAGCCGGTCGGTCGACGGAAGCGCCCGCGAGGTCAAGACCGCCTCCGCACAGATGAGCGAGTCGATCCAGGAGATCTCCGACGGCGCCGATCGGCAGCACGAACACCTCCAGACCGTCGTCGGGGAGATGGAGTCGCTCTCGACGACGACCGAGGAGATCGCCGCGGCGTCGAACGAGGTGGCGGACGTCGCCGAACGGACGGCCGAGACGGGCCAGGACGGCCGGGAGGCGGCCCAGCTCGCCATCGACGGCATGGCGGACGTGCAAGCCGACGCCGACGCGGCCGTCGAGGCGATCGAGGCGCTCGAAGCCGAAATCGAGCAGATCGACGACCTGGTCACGTTCATCTCCGACGTCGCACACGAGACGAACATGCTCGCGCTCAACGCCAACATCGAGGCCTCGCGCGAAGCGGACGAGGCCGGCGACGACGGCGGGTTCGCCGTCGTCGCAGAGGAGATCAAGGAACTCGCGGCCGAGACGAAGGAGGCCACGACCGACATCGAAGAGCGCATCGAGCGCATCACCGAGCGCACCGACGAGACCGCCGGACAGGTCGAGCGGACCGCCGAGCGCATCGAGGAGCACGTCGACTCGGTCGAGAACGCCGCCGGCGCGCTCGAGGAGATCGCGGCGTACGCGACGGAGACGAACGACGGCGTCCAGGAGATCTCCGCGGCGACCGAACAGCAGGCCGCGACGACGGAGGAGGTCGTCTCGATGGCCGCCTCGGCGACCGAGATCGCCGACCAGACCGCCGCCGAGTCCGAGCAGGTTGCCGCGGCGGCCGAAGAACAGACGTCGGCGGTGACGGCCGTGAGTCACCGGGCCGACGGCCTCTCCGTCCAGGCCGAGCGCCTGAGCGACGCGCTCGACGGGTTCGAGACGGACGTCGAACCCGCCGTCGAGACCGAGTTCGTCGAGTTCGTCGCCGCGGACGAGGCTGACTCGGAATCGGGGCTGCCGGTCTGGGAGGACGACCGGTAG
- a CDS encoding polyprenyl synthetase family protein yields the protein MEPLDRRQRLIEARLEDVCGDLEPDALRTSVSEAVLSGGKRVRPMVTLLSCETVGGTAEGALDFGVGIELVHTASLLVDDIIDRSAVRRGAESTWSAHGHGPAIVTSDGLLGEAFALFSDEPAAMRAVSRAMVELGEGEATELTAMPTSEAEYVALARRKTGALFRAAAELGAIAADGDRATIDALGEYAERVGVAFQIRDDVLDAVADPATLGKPTGIDATLDRPSLLQVTDLSPDEANERARAQADSAVAALESVEPADADARSYLLDLAEFVVERER from the coding sequence ATGGAACCCCTCGACCGCCGCCAGCGGCTCATCGAGGCGCGCCTCGAGGACGTCTGCGGGGACCTCGAACCGGACGCGCTTCGGACGAGCGTCTCCGAGGCCGTCCTGTCGGGCGGCAAACGCGTCAGACCGATGGTGACGCTGCTGTCGTGCGAGACGGTCGGCGGGACGGCCGAGGGCGCGCTCGATTTCGGCGTGGGCATCGAACTCGTCCACACCGCGTCGTTGCTGGTCGACGATATCATCGATCGGTCGGCGGTTCGTCGCGGGGCCGAGAGCACCTGGTCGGCCCACGGTCACGGTCCCGCGATCGTGACGAGTGACGGCCTCCTCGGCGAGGCGTTCGCGCTGTTCTCGGACGAGCCGGCGGCGATGCGCGCGGTCAGCCGCGCGATGGTCGAACTCGGCGAGGGCGAGGCGACCGAACTGACCGCGATGCCGACCTCGGAGGCCGAGTACGTTGCGCTGGCCCGACGCAAGACGGGTGCGCTCTTTCGAGCGGCCGCGGAACTGGGCGCGATCGCCGCCGACGGCGACCGGGCGACGATCGACGCCCTCGGCGAGTACGCGGAGCGCGTCGGCGTCGCCTTCCAGATTCGGGACGACGTCCTCGACGCGGTCGCCGATCCGGCGACGCTCGGGAAACCGACCGGGATCGACGCCACGCTCGACCGACCGTCGCTGCTGCAGGTGACCGACCTCTCCCCGGACGAGGCGAACGAGCGGGCGCGGGCGCAGGCCGACAGCGCCGTCGCCGCGCTCGAATCGGTCGAGCCCGCCGACGCCGACGCCCGGTCGTACTTGCTCGACCTGGCCGAGTTCGTCGTCGAGCGCGAACGATAA
- a CDS encoding dihydroneopterin aldolase family protein, whose protein sequence is MHSDGPDSSSTDPTPAEVACFESGIKFGSLYHQFAGTPVSPESAGSLARAMEESIENQPHCERVTVDVDVDALERELEEDAADYTELTGRFLDVEIVVERDGRRVTSRMAMDDGYPLMRVVDVAGRGE, encoded by the coding sequence ATGCACTCGGACGGACCGGACTCCTCGAGCACCGATCCCACCCCGGCCGAAGTCGCCTGTTTCGAGAGCGGGATCAAGTTCGGCTCGCTGTACCACCAGTTCGCCGGCACGCCCGTCTCGCCCGAAAGCGCCGGCAGCCTCGCGCGCGCGATGGAGGAATCGATCGAGAACCAGCCACACTGCGAGCGGGTCACCGTCGACGTGGACGTCGACGCGCTCGAACGGGAACTCGAGGAGGACGCGGCCGACTACACGGAGTTGACCGGTCGGTTTCTCGACGTCGAAATCGTCGTCGAACGCGACGGTCGGCGCGTCACGTCGCGAATGGCGATGGACGACGGCTACCCGCTGATGCGCGTCGTCGACGTGGCGGGTCGAGGCGAGTGA
- a CDS encoding DUF309 domain-containing protein has translation METALRAGIAVYNDGHYHAAHDAWEAHWLDLESGTGDEVLLHGLIQFTAAVHHAHGRNWEGAVGLAESARDYLADLPADYRGCNVGAARRFLAALAADPELVERRRPLSLSHEGTILTLSDCSPAEIAVAATVLADEWGYDEGVVERAGEYALTGAERDRTGTPFRALLRDFVAGDAKNRDIAYQRLRQRVDRRDSTIADVEGLFE, from the coding sequence ATGGAAACGGCGCTCCGGGCCGGCATCGCCGTCTACAACGACGGGCACTACCACGCCGCGCACGACGCCTGGGAAGCCCACTGGCTCGACCTCGAATCGGGCACCGGGGACGAGGTGCTGCTCCACGGATTGATCCAGTTCACCGCGGCGGTCCACCACGCCCACGGGCGAAACTGGGAAGGAGCGGTCGGCCTGGCCGAGAGCGCCCGCGACTACCTCGCCGACCTCCCCGCGGACTACCGGGGCTGCAACGTCGGCGCAGCGAGACGGTTCCTCGCCGCTCTCGCCGCGGATCCGGAGCTGGTCGAACGGCGCCGCCCGCTCTCGCTTTCGCACGAGGGAACGATTCTGACCCTTTCGGACTGTTCGCCCGCGGAGATCGCCGTCGCCGCGACGGTCCTCGCCGACGAGTGGGGCTACGACGAGGGAGTCGTCGAGCGAGCCGGGGAATACGCGCTGACCGGCGCCGAGCGCGACCGCACGGGAACGCCGTTCCGGGCGCTGTTACGGGATTTCGTCGCCGGTGACGCGAAGAACCGAGACATCGCGTACCAGCGGCTGCGCCAGCGCGTCGATCGGCGCGACTCGACGATCGCGGACGTCGAAGGCCTCTTCGAGTGA
- the azf gene encoding NAD-dependent glucose-6-phosphate dehydrogenase Azf yields the protein MAQSVLLTGASGRVGSAILGELADAYTWRLLDRDPPTEDYPGEFVVADITDEKAVREAMAGMDAVIHLAGDPRKDAPWSSVLPNNIDGTRVIYEAAVAEGVETVAFASSNHAVGHYETDERTPDVYREDDDFRLDGTELPRPGNLYGVSKATGELLGRYYHDEYDLSVACVRIGNLTKDHPPIDYERGQAMWLSYRDCAHLFQRCIEADYGYEIVYGISDNDRKYYSIERAREVLGYDPQDNSAEYES from the coding sequence ATGGCACAGTCGGTCCTGCTAACCGGGGCATCAGGGCGGGTTGGCTCGGCGATCCTGGGCGAACTCGCCGACGCGTACACCTGGCGACTGCTCGATCGCGATCCGCCGACCGAGGACTACCCCGGCGAGTTCGTCGTGGCCGACATCACCGACGAGAAGGCCGTCCGCGAGGCGATGGCGGGAATGGACGCGGTGATCCACCTCGCCGGCGACCCGCGTAAGGACGCTCCGTGGTCGAGCGTCCTCCCCAACAACATCGACGGCACCCGTGTGATCTACGAGGCGGCCGTCGCGGAGGGCGTCGAGACGGTGGCCTTCGCCTCCTCGAATCACGCGGTGGGCCACTACGAGACCGACGAGCGCACCCCCGACGTGTACCGCGAGGACGACGACTTCCGCCTCGACGGGACGGAACTTCCGCGACCGGGCAACCTCTACGGCGTCTCGAAGGCGACCGGCGAACTCCTCGGTCGGTACTACCACGACGAGTACGACCTCTCGGTCGCCTGCGTCAGGATCGGCAACCTCACGAAGGACCACCCCCCGATCGACTACGAGCGGGGCCAGGCGATGTGGCTCTCCTACCGCGACTGTGCACACCTCTTCCAGCGCTGTATCGAGGCCGACTACGGCTACGAGATCGTCTACGGCATCTCCGACAACGACCGCAAGTACTACTCGATCGAGCGCGCCCGCGAGGTGCTCGGCTACGACCCGCAGGACAACTCCGCGGAGTACGAGTCCTGA
- a CDS encoding electron transfer flavoprotein subunit alpha/FixB family protein — protein sequence MSDVLAIADHRRGELRDVSYELATAGRDLADATGGEVHLAVIGGDVDSFGEKLDREGVDVVHTVADGEEFNHDVSVQVLEQLYDELAPQYVLVPNSVNGLDYAPAAAARLDVPIVTDVIDLAVEGESLVATREMYGGKVETTTELDAGSALATIREGEWPAADGTGDAAIEAFDAEIDEAAIGSTVTGFEEVAGGDVDITEADLLVSIGRGIEEEENLDLIRELVEATGATLSSSRPIVDNGWLPANRQVGQSGKVVTPEVYIAIGISGAVQHVAGMKGSETIVAINTDPNAPIMDIADYAIHDDLFDVVPALIEEFE from the coding sequence ATGAGCGACGTCCTTGCGATCGCGGACCACCGCCGCGGCGAGTTGCGCGACGTGAGCTACGAACTCGCGACGGCGGGGCGGGACCTGGCCGACGCGACCGGCGGCGAGGTCCACCTCGCGGTGATCGGCGGCGACGTCGACTCGTTCGGCGAGAAACTCGACCGCGAGGGCGTCGACGTCGTCCACACGGTTGCAGACGGCGAGGAGTTCAACCACGACGTCTCCGTCCAGGTTCTCGAACAGCTCTACGACGAGCTGGCACCGCAGTACGTGCTGGTGCCAAACAGCGTCAACGGTCTCGACTACGCGCCGGCGGCCGCGGCCCGGCTCGACGTGCCGATCGTCACCGACGTGATCGATCTGGCCGTCGAGGGCGAGTCGCTGGTCGCGACGCGCGAGATGTACGGCGGGAAGGTCGAGACGACGACCGAACTCGACGCGGGCTCGGCGCTGGCGACGATCCGCGAGGGCGAGTGGCCGGCAGCCGACGGCACCGGCGACGCCGCGATCGAGGCGTTCGACGCCGAGATCGACGAGGCCGCGATCGGTTCGACCGTGACCGGCTTCGAGGAGGTCGCCGGCGGCGATGTCGACATCACCGAGGCGGACCTGCTGGTTTCGATCGGCCGCGGGATCGAAGAGGAGGAAAACCTCGACCTCATCCGCGAGCTGGTCGAGGCGACCGGCGCGACGCTGTCGTCGTCGCGGCCGATCGTCGACAACGGCTGGCTGCCGGCCAACCGGCAGGTCGGCCAATCCGGTAAAGTTGTCACGCCGGAGGTCTACATCGCGATCGGCATCTCCGGGGCGGTCCAGCACGTCGCCGGGATGAAGGGCTCGGAGACGATCGTCGCGATCAACACGGACCCGAACGCGCCGATCATGGACATCGCGGATTACGCGATCCACGACGACCTCTTCGACGTCGTCCCCGCGCTGATCGAGGAGTTCGAGTAA